A window from uncultured Anaeromusa sp. encodes these proteins:
- the kdpB gene encoding potassium-transporting ATPase subunit KdpB, which produces MKKAQGFSRQLLIDAIWQAFYKMNPKVQLRNPVMFLVWVGCALTTMLLLDRLYVGDTEVLYELQIIIWLWFTVFFANFAEAVAEGRGKAQANALRGTRGQTPAKRWENGDWKAVDAASLRKGDVIYVEAGDTIPSDGEILEGMATVDESAITGESAPVIRESGGDRSSVTGGTRILSDWLKVKVSVNPGETFLDRMISLVEGAKRGKTPNEIALTILLIGLTIIFLAVVVTLQPFALYAKTSLSLTTLVALLVCLIPTTIGGLLSAIGIAGMDRLLQRNVLAMSGRAIEAAGDVNVLLLDKTGTITLGNRMATQFLPAPGVKEEELADAAQLASLADETPEGRSIVVLAKERFNLRERDLTSLSAEFVPFTAQTRMSGVNVQGREIRKGAVQAMVDHIRVCGGKWPAEVVKTAEAIANKGGTPLVVADDKKVLGVVYLKDVVKGGIRERFQELRRMGIKTVMITGDNQLTAAAIAAEAGVDDFLAEATPEDKLALIRSYQQQGMLVAMTGDGTNDAPALAQADVGVAMNSGTQAAKEAGNMVDMDSNPTKLIEVVEIGKQLLMTRGSLTTFSIANDVAKYFAIIPALFMGTYPTLGELNIMGLATPQSAVLSAVIFNALIIIALIPLALRGVAYRPEGAASVLRRNLLLYGGGGLVVPFLGIKVIDCILSLLGVA; this is translated from the coding sequence GTGAAGAAAGCACAAGGCTTTAGCCGGCAGCTACTCATAGATGCCATATGGCAGGCTTTTTATAAAATGAATCCCAAGGTGCAGCTTCGCAATCCGGTTATGTTTTTAGTCTGGGTAGGCTGTGCGTTGACGACGATGTTACTGCTGGACCGATTATACGTCGGTGATACGGAAGTGCTTTATGAGCTGCAAATTATTATATGGCTCTGGTTTACGGTGTTTTTCGCTAATTTTGCCGAAGCGGTCGCCGAAGGGCGTGGTAAAGCGCAGGCTAATGCGTTAAGAGGAACGCGTGGGCAGACGCCAGCGAAACGTTGGGAGAATGGAGACTGGAAGGCGGTGGATGCTGCCTCGCTTCGCAAGGGGGACGTCATTTATGTGGAAGCAGGCGATACGATTCCTAGTGACGGCGAAATTTTAGAAGGTATGGCAACGGTGGATGAAAGCGCCATTACTGGAGAATCGGCGCCGGTCATCCGCGAGTCCGGCGGTGATCGATCTTCGGTGACGGGGGGCACCCGGATTTTGTCGGATTGGCTGAAGGTGAAAGTCAGCGTTAATCCGGGGGAAACTTTTTTGGACCGCATGATTTCTTTAGTGGAAGGGGCCAAACGAGGTAAGACGCCTAACGAGATTGCTTTGACCATTTTGCTGATTGGTTTGACGATTATCTTTTTGGCAGTGGTGGTCACGCTCCAGCCGTTTGCTCTTTATGCCAAGACCAGTCTTTCGCTGACGACGCTGGTCGCTCTTTTGGTCTGCCTGATTCCGACCACCATCGGCGGGCTGTTGTCCGCCATCGGCATTGCCGGTATGGATCGACTGCTGCAGCGTAATGTGCTGGCGATGTCAGGGCGGGCTATTGAGGCGGCAGGGGATGTCAATGTGCTGCTTTTAGACAAGACCGGCACGATTACCTTGGGCAATCGGATGGCGACACAGTTTTTGCCTGCGCCGGGCGTCAAAGAAGAAGAATTGGCCGATGCAGCACAGCTTGCGTCGCTGGCGGATGAAACGCCGGAAGGGCGGAGCATTGTGGTGCTGGCGAAAGAGCGCTTTAATTTGCGCGAACGAGACTTAACGAGTCTAAGCGCGGAATTTGTCCCCTTTACAGCGCAGACGCGGATGAGCGGGGTGAATGTTCAGGGCCGGGAGATTCGAAAGGGCGCTGTACAAGCTATGGTAGACCACATTCGGGTCTGTGGAGGAAAGTGGCCGGCGGAAGTTGTGAAGACGGCGGAAGCGATTGCCAACAAGGGGGGCACGCCGCTGGTAGTGGCGGACGATAAAAAAGTGCTGGGCGTAGTGTATCTAAAAGACGTGGTCAAGGGCGGCATTCGCGAACGCTTTCAGGAATTACGGCGTATGGGCATCAAGACTGTCATGATTACCGGCGATAATCAGCTTACGGCGGCGGCCATTGCGGCGGAAGCCGGGGTGGATGATTTTCTGGCGGAAGCTACGCCGGAAGACAAGCTGGCGTTGATTCGCTCGTATCAACAGCAAGGCATGCTTGTGGCCATGACCGGGGACGGAACGAATGACGCTCCGGCGCTGGCTCAAGCCGATGTGGGCGTGGCTATGAACAGCGGCACCCAAGCGGCGAAAGAAGCAGGCAACATGGTGGACATGGACAGCAATCCGACCAAACTCATTGAAGTGGTGGAAATCGGCAAACAGCTGCTGATGACAAGAGGATCGCTGACCACCTTCAGTATTGCTAATGACGTGGCTAAGTATTTTGCCATCATTCCGGCGTTGTTTATGGGGACGTATCCAACGTTGGGCGAGTTGAATATTATGGGACTGGCTACGCCCCAAAGCGCGGTACTAAGCGCCGTTATCTTTAATGCCTTGATTATCATAGCGCTGATTCCCTTGGCTTTGCGAGGAGTTGCCTACCGTCCAGAGGGAGCTGCGTCAGTGTTGCGACGCAACTTGCTTTTATACGGCGGCGGCGGCTTGGTGGTTCCTTTCCTAGGGATCAAAGTGATTGACTGCATCTTGAGTCTGCTGGGTGTAGCCTAG
- a CDS encoding sensor histidine kinase KdpD, whose translation MKQELERKKPEDWLEQIAREKKGELTVFLGASAGVGKTYAMLETAHERLLEGQNVIVGWIETHGRKETEKLAAGIPKTEPKKIVYREREWLEMDVDAIVALHPDIVLVDELAHTNIPGSRYVRRFQDVEELLAAGIDVYTTLNIQHIESLNDVVAKITGVVVRETVPDSIVEQAAVVELIDLPPEKLLKRLHEGKVYVAEQAQQAVRKFFRPGNLNALRELALRYTARRVDQDLSAYMRAHGIPGPWPAADRVMVCVSASPFSAELVRAAKRLADGLQAEWLAVYVESSSQRAALGDEESARVSRNLKLAEELGAKIITVVSSEPAEEILSLAKNHNITAIVVGKTRKTAWWQRWQGSIVDEILRGSAGFSVHVIQAEDEKVKVPVIAIKHPLTPFAWQEHGKAISLVALVTAALWLLREQIDAASIVLIYQLPTLLSAFWWGRWEAYSSAVASVLVFDYLFVEPVFTFAVSDIKHLWSFLAFWGLAVVIGRRTERMRLDLKLSRQREKSTRFLYEFSSEMAGTVEKNVVAERLSLQVAETLGRETLVFLPVKERLELWARHSGERSRPGLNLNPPEAAEMAVANWCFEHGQAAGRATEILPSAAYLHVPLRSQERVMGVFSVRLNESKVTQEERRLIDAWAALAALTLERASLAEEARKAALWSESDRLRTALFNSVSHELRTPLTSILGAIQTLLLCRDRCDEGQLQEMLQAISEGAMRMERVVSNLLDTARLESGMMQLKADWCDVEDILGVVLRRMEGAVHSREILVKMEPGLPMLWGDCVLLEQVIVNLLDNACKYSPVDTPIEICVSKEADEVKLEVLDRGTGMAQEELELVFEKFYRASRTHASKPGGTGLGLSICKGIVEAHHGRIEAVNREAGGAIFRVYLPVKKEEEAVSL comes from the coding sequence ATGAAGCAAGAGCTCGAAAGAAAAAAACCGGAAGACTGGTTGGAACAGATTGCTCGGGAAAAAAAAGGCGAACTGACGGTGTTCTTAGGTGCGTCGGCAGGGGTCGGAAAAACCTATGCCATGTTGGAAACGGCTCATGAACGGTTGTTGGAAGGCCAAAACGTCATTGTTGGCTGGATCGAGACGCATGGCCGGAAGGAAACGGAGAAATTGGCGGCCGGCATTCCTAAAACAGAGCCGAAAAAAATAGTCTATCGGGAACGGGAATGGCTGGAAATGGATGTGGACGCGATTGTGGCGCTGCATCCGGATATTGTTTTAGTGGATGAACTGGCGCACACGAACATTCCTGGCAGCCGTTACGTACGGCGTTTTCAAGATGTGGAAGAATTGTTGGCTGCTGGCATAGACGTCTATACGACGCTCAACATTCAGCATATTGAAAGCCTGAATGATGTGGTGGCCAAAATTACGGGCGTTGTTGTTCGCGAAACTGTGCCGGACTCCATTGTCGAACAGGCCGCTGTGGTGGAGCTTATTGACCTGCCTCCGGAGAAGCTGCTCAAACGGTTGCATGAAGGAAAAGTGTATGTAGCAGAGCAGGCGCAGCAGGCAGTACGCAAATTTTTTCGTCCAGGGAATCTAAATGCTTTGCGCGAGTTGGCGCTGCGCTATACGGCTCGCCGGGTGGATCAGGATTTGAGCGCCTATATGCGGGCTCATGGGATTCCCGGTCCGTGGCCTGCAGCGGACCGGGTCATGGTTTGCGTCAGCGCCAGTCCTTTTTCAGCGGAGCTGGTGCGAGCGGCGAAACGTCTGGCGGACGGTTTGCAGGCGGAATGGCTGGCGGTATATGTAGAAAGCTCTTCGCAGCGAGCGGCTCTTGGCGATGAAGAGAGCGCCCGGGTCAGTCGAAACTTGAAGCTGGCCGAGGAACTAGGAGCTAAAATTATAACTGTTGTGAGTTCAGAACCGGCTGAAGAAATATTATCGTTGGCCAAAAATCACAACATAACGGCTATTGTTGTTGGGAAAACCCGCAAAACAGCCTGGTGGCAGCGGTGGCAAGGCTCTATTGTCGACGAGATTTTGCGGGGAAGCGCAGGGTTCAGCGTGCATGTTATTCAGGCGGAGGACGAAAAGGTCAAAGTACCTGTTATTGCGATAAAACATCCTTTGACGCCTTTTGCCTGGCAAGAACATGGTAAGGCCATTTCCTTAGTGGCCTTGGTGACGGCGGCGCTTTGGCTGCTTCGCGAACAGATAGATGCTGCCAGTATTGTACTCATCTACCAACTGCCTACGTTATTAAGCGCCTTCTGGTGGGGGCGCTGGGAGGCTTATAGCAGCGCTGTTGCCAGCGTGCTGGTCTTTGACTATCTTTTTGTGGAACCTGTTTTTACCTTTGCTGTTTCTGATATCAAACATCTGTGGAGCTTTCTTGCCTTTTGGGGGTTGGCTGTCGTTATTGGCCGGCGGACGGAGCGAATGCGCCTGGATCTGAAATTGTCTCGGCAACGGGAAAAAAGCACGCGTTTTTTATATGAATTCAGCAGTGAGATGGCTGGTACCGTGGAGAAAAACGTAGTGGCGGAGCGACTTTCTTTGCAGGTGGCGGAGACGTTGGGTCGGGAGACGTTGGTGTTTTTGCCGGTGAAAGAGCGCTTGGAGTTGTGGGCGCGCCACAGCGGCGAGCGCAGCCGGCCAGGTCTGAATTTGAATCCGCCGGAAGCTGCGGAAATGGCGGTTGCTAACTGGTGCTTTGAGCATGGGCAAGCGGCAGGGCGGGCGACGGAAATTCTGCCTAGCGCCGCTTATTTGCATGTGCCTCTGCGGAGCCAGGAGCGGGTAATGGGTGTTTTTAGCGTGCGCTTAAATGAAAGCAAGGTTACGCAGGAAGAGCGGCGGCTGATTGACGCATGGGCGGCTTTAGCGGCGCTTACGCTGGAACGGGCTTCATTGGCGGAAGAAGCGCGCAAGGCCGCTCTTTGGAGCGAGTCGGACCGGCTGCGAACAGCGCTGTTTAATTCGGTGTCTCATGAACTGCGGACGCCCTTAACCTCTATTTTGGGAGCTATCCAGACGCTGCTTCTCTGTCGGGATCGTTGCGATGAGGGGCAGCTCCAGGAAATGTTGCAAGCTATCAGCGAAGGGGCGATGCGCATGGAACGGGTTGTCTCTAATCTGCTGGATACGGCGCGTCTGGAAAGTGGCATGATGCAATTGAAAGCGGACTGGTGCGACGTAGAAGATATTTTGGGGGTGGTGCTGCGCCGTATGGAGGGGGCTGTCCATTCCAGAGAAATTTTAGTCAAAATGGAGCCGGGGCTGCCGATGCTTTGGGGAGACTGCGTTCTCTTGGAACAGGTTATAGTAAATTTGCTGGATAATGCGTGCAAGTACTCGCCAGTTGATACGCCGATTGAAATTTGTGTGTCCAAGGAGGCCGATGAAGTCAAATTAGAAGTGCTGGATCGGGGAACTGGTATGGCGCAGGAGGAGTTAGAGCTGGTTTTCGAGAAGTTTTATCGTGCGTCGCGAACTCATGCGTCGAAGCCTGGCGGGACCGGGTTGGGCCTGTCCATTTGCAAAGGTATTGTGGAGGCGCACCATGGACGAATCGAAGCGGTTAATCGCGAAGCAGGCGGGGCTATTTTCAGGGTCTATTTACCTGTTAAAAAAGAAGAGGAGGCCGTTTCTTTATGA
- a CDS encoding MarR family transcriptional regulator, with amino-acid sequence MEYSSAMYEFFLENIQKIMLPEELIEIGLRLSRFELVALLVVEKQQGLPMSPLAQRLGIPMSTATGVVDRLVKMGLLKRDRQEDDRRVVVVFLTDEGKELAGTIQKQFHSIWSRVRSFITEEEFETALVILKKIMAGFQNESLEKTMVKSPLRKHIEIQ; translated from the coding sequence ATGGAATATAGTTCGGCTATGTATGAGTTCTTTTTGGAAAACATACAAAAAATTATGCTTCCTGAAGAGCTGATCGAGATTGGTTTGAGACTTTCGCGTTTTGAATTGGTTGCGTTGTTGGTGGTGGAGAAACAGCAAGGCCTTCCCATGAGTCCATTGGCGCAGCGTCTTGGCATTCCCATGAGTACGGCTACTGGCGTGGTGGACCGGTTGGTGAAGATGGGCCTGCTGAAACGGGATCGTCAAGAAGATGATCGGCGGGTGGTAGTTGTCTTTCTTACTGATGAGGGGAAAGAGTTGGCGGGGACGATTCAAAAACAGTTTCATTCTATTTGGAGTCGAGTTCGCTCTTTTATTACTGAAGAAGAATTTGAAACCGCGCTAGTGATTCTGAAGAAAATTATGGCCGGCTTCCAAAACGAATCACTGGAAAAAACAATGGTGAAATCTCCGCTAAGAAAACATATTGAAATTCAATAA
- a CDS encoding DUF4434 domain-containing protein, producing the protein MLANGAVLASPAEKLESIGVNKENTQILAGSFFQPSLVTNWTESDFAAEYEAMKKVSMDHIIWQWTVDTKEKKACYPTALPGYTQIFHEDKVKISLEQARGKGIKVWLGLAANDDWFRYYANDEKWLTNEVDLNKKIVQELWQRYGGSCGDTVAGFYIWLEVENVHFQNSVKQERIAMAYKEIAAEVHYITGKPVMIAPYFAPGSGLDADGYAAMWGKVLKTAPIDVIAMQDGFGGEYGSAATIATWLPPLKKKITEARPQTELWSDLETFTPDFLSAPISRVISQIDAEKSFVSKFTSFSFNHYDSPNNGHLLRYLQYKRYVESLKAPGGNQADLKGVALVKEDS; encoded by the coding sequence GTGAATAAGGAGAACACGCAAATTTTGGCAGGAAGTTTTTTTCAGCCGAGCTTGGTGACGAATTGGACAGAGAGCGATTTTGCCGCAGAGTATGAGGCGATGAAAAAGGTTTCCATGGATCATATTATATGGCAATGGACGGTCGACACCAAAGAGAAAAAGGCTTGCTATCCAACTGCACTTCCAGGGTATACGCAAATTTTCCACGAGGATAAGGTTAAAATTTCTTTGGAGCAGGCGAGGGGGAAAGGCATAAAAGTCTGGCTGGGGCTTGCTGCTAATGATGACTGGTTTCGCTATTATGCAAATGATGAAAAATGGCTAACAAATGAGGTTGACCTTAATAAAAAAATAGTACAGGAATTGTGGCAGCGTTATGGAGGCAGCTGCGGCGATACGGTTGCTGGCTTTTATATATGGCTGGAAGTGGAGAATGTTCATTTTCAAAATAGCGTTAAGCAAGAGCGAATTGCCATGGCCTATAAAGAAATTGCCGCAGAAGTTCACTATATCACAGGGAAGCCTGTGATGATTGCTCCTTATTTTGCGCCGGGCAGCGGTTTGGATGCGGATGGTTACGCGGCTATGTGGGGCAAAGTGTTAAAGACAGCGCCCATTGATGTCATTGCGATGCAGGACGGGTTTGGCGGTGAATATGGTTCTGCGGCAACCATTGCAACCTGGTTGCCGCCCTTGAAAAAGAAGATAACCGAAGCTAGGCCGCAAACCGAATTGTGGAGTGATCTAGAGACGTTTACCCCCGATTTTTTGTCGGCGCCTATTTCGCGGGTTATCAGCCAAATTGACGCCGAAAAAAGCTTTGTAAGCAAGTTTACAAGCTTTAGCTTTAATCATTATGATTCGCCTAATAATGGGCATCTACTGCGTTATCTCCAATACAAGCGATATGTTGAATCGCTTAAAGCGCCAGGCGGGAATCAGGCAGACCTTAAAGGGGTGGCCTTGGTAAAAGAGGACTCATAA
- the kdpC gene encoding potassium-transporting ATPase subunit KdpC has product MISILKTSARLLFILTFLTGCAYPLVLTGLAQAIFPEQARGSLIVEGGHVRGSLLIGQSFQSERYFHGRPSAGDYDGLLSGGSNAGPLASKLREEVGQRAMQVRQMEKLTSQQPVPADLVTASASGLDPHISTEAALLQVKRVAQTRGLSLQQVETLVYETLEERHGGFLGERRVNVLKLNQKLDRV; this is encoded by the coding sequence ATGATTAGTATCTTGAAAACAAGTGCAAGGCTGCTGTTCATTCTGACCTTTTTAACCGGGTGTGCGTACCCCCTGGTTTTAACTGGTTTGGCCCAGGCAATCTTTCCAGAACAGGCCCGGGGAAGTCTAATAGTAGAAGGGGGTCATGTACGCGGCTCGCTGCTAATCGGACAATCCTTTCAAAGCGAACGCTATTTTCATGGACGGCCATCGGCAGGGGACTATGACGGCTTGCTTTCAGGCGGCTCGAATGCAGGCCCCTTAGCGTCCAAACTGCGTGAGGAAGTCGGGCAGCGGGCGATGCAGGTGCGGCAGATGGAAAAATTGACCTCGCAGCAGCCCGTTCCTGCGGATTTGGTTACCGCTTCCGCCAGCGGCTTAGACCCGCATATTTCGACGGAAGCGGCCCTGCTGCAGGTGAAGCGCGTCGCTCAGACGAGGGGACTGTCGCTGCAGCAGGTAGAAACGCTGGTGTATGAAACCTTGGAAGAGCGGCATGGCGGATTTCTCGGTGAACGCCGGGTAAATGTGCTAAAATTAAACCAAAAGCTAGACCGGGTTTAA
- a CDS encoding ArsA family ATPase produces the protein MRILLYTGKGGVGKTSIAAATAVSMAAGGKKTMIVSTDAAHSLGDALEMEVTDKPTKVQENLWAQEIDVLASTEKSWGKIQRYFAELLISQNISSVSADELLVFPGLEELFCLLEILKHCRGGEYEAVIIDCAPTGETIRLLSFPEVLTWWLEKIFPLEKRLLKVARPLSKPLLGIPLPPEDALDSIAQLIRQLQEAQQMLTDQNLTSVRIVMNPEKIVIKEAARSFMYLNLYGFNVDAVIVNKVLPEEGCGSYFSQWRELQKTYVAQIQEQFSPVPVFKVPLFGEEVTGVSALRNMGNVCFHGRDSIERFYCGQAQRLKQEKDQFVMELALPFVSKGEMALSQQGEELTFRIGGYKRNICLPRKLIGREVVGANLEDGVLAIKFGDRG, from the coding sequence TTGCGCATTTTGCTTTATACCGGTAAAGGAGGCGTTGGTAAGACCAGCATTGCAGCGGCGACCGCTGTCAGTATGGCAGCAGGCGGTAAAAAGACGATGATTGTCAGCACTGATGCGGCCCATAGTCTTGGTGACGCGCTGGAAATGGAGGTAACTGACAAGCCAACCAAAGTGCAGGAAAATTTGTGGGCTCAGGAAATTGACGTACTGGCAAGTACGGAAAAGAGCTGGGGGAAAATACAGAGATATTTTGCGGAACTTTTGATTTCCCAAAATATTAGCAGTGTATCAGCGGATGAACTTCTCGTATTTCCCGGGCTAGAAGAGCTATTTTGTTTATTGGAAATTCTTAAACATTGTCGGGGGGGCGAGTATGAGGCGGTAATTATTGATTGCGCTCCTACCGGTGAAACTATCCGCTTGCTTAGCTTTCCAGAGGTGTTAACTTGGTGGTTGGAAAAAATATTCCCTTTGGAAAAACGCTTGTTAAAGGTAGCGCGTCCTTTATCTAAGCCTTTGCTTGGAATTCCTTTGCCGCCTGAGGATGCATTGGACAGCATTGCGCAATTGATTCGACAATTGCAAGAAGCGCAGCAGATGCTGACGGATCAGAATCTGACTTCTGTCCGTATTGTGATGAACCCGGAAAAGATCGTCATCAAGGAAGCGGCGAGAAGTTTCATGTATTTGAATTTATACGGCTTCAATGTGGATGCTGTTATTGTTAATAAGGTGCTGCCAGAAGAAGGCTGTGGCAGCTATTTTTCGCAATGGCGAGAGCTTCAAAAAACGTATGTTGCCCAGATCCAAGAACAGTTTAGCCCTGTGCCTGTTTTTAAGGTTCCTCTCTTTGGGGAGGAAGTCACCGGCGTCTCTGCTTTGAGGAACATGGGGAACGTGTGTTTTCACGGGCGAGATTCGATAGAACGGTTTTATTGCGGCCAGGCGCAGCGATTAAAGCAGGAGAAGGATCAGTTTGTAATGGAATTAGCACTTCCTTTCGTTAGTAAAGGAGAGATGGCTTTATCGCAGCAAGGAGAGGAGCTAACGTTTCGAATTGGCGGCTATAAGCGTAATATTTGCCTACCGCGAAAATTAATAGGACGTGAAGTTGTTGGAGCCAATTTGGAGGATGGCGTGTTGGCGATAAAGTTTGGTGATAGGGGATGA
- a CDS encoding Bax inhibitor-1/YccA family protein, which yields MANPVISKVKELHSYSGETATYAGVAVKSLSLVCIALASAGVTWVMGYASPVTATVTAIMGLITAFAISFRPQWAGFLSPLYAILEGMFLASISAMFARFYHGIVLQAVMITLGIAVSSALIYAKGYVKVNEGFMRATMMATMGIAITYFIEFVLSFFGIRIPMIHQGGIVGILFSLVVIGIATMNLFVDYEQIQQSVRQGMPKEYEWFCAFGLLVTLVWLYIEVLNLLRKLKDE from the coding sequence ATGGCAAATCCTGTCATTTCGAAAGTAAAAGAACTTCACAGTTACAGTGGCGAAACGGCCACCTATGCAGGGGTGGCGGTAAAAAGCCTCTCCTTGGTCTGCATTGCTCTCGCTTCGGCGGGGGTGACCTGGGTTATGGGTTACGCGTCGCCCGTCACGGCGACGGTGACGGCGATCATGGGCCTGATTACCGCTTTCGCCATCAGCTTCCGGCCGCAATGGGCTGGCTTTCTCTCGCCGCTCTATGCTATTCTGGAGGGGATGTTCTTAGCGTCCATATCCGCCATGTTTGCCCGGTTCTATCACGGTATTGTCCTGCAGGCTGTGATGATTACCCTGGGGATCGCTGTGAGTTCGGCGTTGATTTATGCTAAAGGCTATGTGAAGGTAAATGAAGGCTTTATGCGTGCGACGATGATGGCTACTATGGGTATCGCCATTACGTATTTTATTGAGTTCGTATTAAGCTTTTTCGGCATTCGCATTCCCATGATTCATCAGGGAGGCATTGTTGGCATCTTGTTCAGCCTGGTTGTGATTGGCATCGCTACGATGAACCTGTTTGTTGATTACGAGCAGATCCAGCAGAGCGTTCGTCAGGGCATGCCGAAAGAGTACGAATGGTTTTGCGCCTTTGGCCTTTTGGTAACGCTGGTTTGGCTGTATATTGAGGTCTTGAATTTGCTGCGGAAGCTGAAAGACGAATAA
- the kdpA gene encoding potassium-transporting ATPase subunit KdpA, with protein sequence MWYDLILVSLFLVVLLTLAWPLGHYLVRVFQQEATLLDRVLLPVEKIIYQASGIQPQEDMTWQRYAGSLVGFNLLGCAVVFALQLLQGSLPLNPQGLSGVESWPLAFNTAVSFMTNTNWQAYSGESTLSYLTQMLALTVQNFLSAATGLAVAVALIRGLQRQEEKGIGNFWVDVTRSVLWVLLPLSFVLALVLVQQGVIQNLAAYVQAVTLEGAEQILPMGPVASQEAIKLLGTNGGGFFNANSAHPFENPTAITNFLEMVAIFLLPTSLVFCYGFWCGNVRQGYAILGAMLTLFVLFFGVMYASEQAGNPSLAAWGLSGPTAMEGKEVRFGLGGSSLFATITTAASCGAVNAMHDSLTPLGGMAALLQMLIGEVVIGGVGAGFYGMLCFVLLTVFIVGLMVGRTPEYLGKKIEAYEMKMVVLAVLIPALTVLFGTMTAVLTQVGVAGVLNEGPHGFSEILYAFASAAGNNGSAFAGLSADSLFYNVILATAMLLGRFGVILPILAVAGSLARKKAVPVSAGTFTTDQPLFSLLLMGVILIVGALTFLPALVLGPVVEQMLLW encoded by the coding sequence ATGTGGTACGATCTGATTTTAGTAAGCTTGTTTTTGGTAGTTTTGTTGACGCTTGCGTGGCCTTTAGGACATTACTTGGTTCGCGTTTTTCAGCAGGAGGCTACGTTGTTGGATCGAGTTCTGCTTCCTGTTGAAAAAATCATCTACCAAGCAAGCGGGATTCAGCCGCAGGAGGATATGACCTGGCAGCGTTACGCAGGATCTTTAGTTGGTTTTAATCTGCTGGGTTGTGCGGTTGTTTTTGCTTTGCAGCTGTTGCAAGGTTCTTTGCCCTTGAATCCTCAAGGCTTGTCTGGCGTAGAGTCGTGGCCTTTGGCCTTTAATACGGCGGTCAGCTTTATGACCAATACCAATTGGCAAGCCTATAGCGGCGAAAGTACGCTATCCTATTTGACGCAGATGCTGGCATTAACAGTGCAGAATTTTCTTTCCGCCGCGACGGGCCTCGCTGTGGCTGTGGCTCTGATTCGGGGGCTGCAGCGGCAGGAGGAAAAAGGCATCGGCAACTTCTGGGTGGATGTGACGCGAAGCGTGCTGTGGGTTTTGCTGCCCCTTTCTTTTGTTTTGGCGTTGGTGTTGGTGCAGCAAGGGGTTATCCAGAACCTAGCTGCTTATGTACAGGCTGTGACGCTGGAAGGGGCGGAGCAAATTCTGCCAATGGGGCCGGTAGCTTCGCAAGAAGCCATCAAGCTGTTGGGAACCAATGGCGGCGGCTTCTTCAACGCCAACTCAGCGCATCCTTTTGAAAACCCTACCGCCATTACCAACTTTTTAGAAATGGTGGCTATCTTCTTGCTGCCGACGTCTTTAGTGTTTTGCTACGGCTTTTGGTGCGGCAATGTTCGGCAGGGCTACGCTATTTTGGGTGCGATGCTAACTTTGTTTGTGCTGTTCTTTGGCGTCATGTACGCCAGCGAACAGGCGGGAAATCCGAGTTTGGCGGCGTGGGGGCTGTCGGGGCCGACGGCCATGGAAGGAAAAGAAGTTCGCTTTGGCCTAGGAGGTTCTTCGTTGTTTGCCACAATTACGACTGCCGCTTCTTGCGGCGCCGTCAATGCTATGCATGACAGTCTGACTCCTCTGGGGGGGATGGCGGCGCTGCTGCAAATGCTGATTGGCGAAGTTGTCATTGGCGGCGTGGGAGCGGGTTTTTACGGCATGCTATGCTTTGTGCTGCTGACGGTATTTATTGTGGGGCTTATGGTGGGACGTACGCCGGAGTATTTGGGCAAGAAAATTGAAGCCTATGAAATGAAAATGGTGGTGTTGGCGGTGCTGATTCCGGCGCTGACGGTTCTTTTTGGCACGATGACGGCAGTGCTGACACAAGTCGGGGTGGCAGGCGTTTTAAACGAAGGCCCCCATGGGTTCAGCGAGATTCTTTACGCCTTTGCTTCGGCTGCAGGGAATAACGGCAGCGCCTTTGCCGGTTTGAGTGCGGACAGTCTTTTTTACAATGTGATTTTGGCGACGGCTATGCTGCTGGGTCGCTTTGGCGTAATTTTACCGATTCTGGCGGTTGCAGGCAGTTTGGCCCGTAAAAAAGCGGTGCCCGTTTCGGCAGGTACGTTTACTACGGATCAGCCGTTATTTTCCCTGTTGCTTATGGGGGTTATCCTTATTGTCGGGGCCTTGACTTTTTTGCCGGCCTTGGTGCTAGGGCCGGTTGTGGAGCAAATGCTGCTGTGGTAA